GCTAAAAAGCTGTGAGACAATCTGCTAACGGAGGCACAAAAATGTCCTCATTTGTTTGACTTCATGACACAGTGTGAAGACAGAAGTACGTGTGTGGTTGCAGTCTGACCTGATGACTAGTTTGTGTGTCGATTAAAAGGTTGACTGAGTTTCAGCGTTAATCAAGCAGCAGACGTCACTGTGGCTGATGCAGCAAAGTATTTTAGAAACAGACCAAGACTCAGATCAATGAGATCCAACGTCAACTCTGTCACTTATTAACGAGAAACTAAACCCCCAAAGCGCCTTGATGCACGTCACGCATGGAGCTGCTGTTTGTGGTTACCGCACACGCTTGTGCAGCAGAGTCCTTCAGCCCTGAACACGGTCATGGTCGAGTCCACCTCTCTCATCCTggtccatatatacatatatacacacacacacacacactgaaatgaACATTCActtcacaggcaacagctctgtttgacattcctgcagtcaacaTACCTGCACACAGGTACAATTAGATTTTGCCAAcatctcctgtgtgtgtgtgtgtgtgtgtgtgtgtgtgtgtgtgtgtgtgtatatatatatatatatatatatacacacacacacacacacacacacacacacacacacacacacacacaacacacatacagtGGAGATGTTGGCAAAATCTGATTGTACCTgtgtggtaaatgtccaccaggtggagatattgcttaatttcaagaaccttgagtacaggctgctgtgggacacgatgatggccaacctgttgcttatatttgTAGATGTATTCTTGCATCATCCTGATCATCTTTGTCTTGGCCTTTGTTGCTTCGGTTTGTGTCTCACTTGGACTTTGGTGAGGATTCCGTAATGTTGTTACTATGTTTTGTCTGTATTCATAACTTGTGGAACATGGGCATAAATATGTAAGGCATATCTGCATTTAATGTTGAGCATAAATAGCTCGCCCACTAGAGAGGAAGGGCCCACATTGATTGCAGAATCCACATTTGTCTGCTGCTTTATGCTAACATTGTTCACGCTTTAAACagaacgcacctggagccactgctggaacagtgtgtgtctgtatctctgtgttccaggacttggcgctgggacggagctcatagcgcctgagccctggagaaactgcaaacagaagcacgcaatctgacccactgtggagatctgtgtgcacatctgTGGATCCATCTGCTCTGGttgcttgtccagaacaaaagagggatcatctccctcatcatcagaatcctcactgtctggttcagactgacgacATGCTGCGCGATTCATCTTGCgccaattaataataaaaaaaaagctggtggatgatcatcatcatctcatcatcatctattttatttgagcagaggataagaaataGCAGCTGATCCACAGTGTGAATTCtatcttccagaacagctctttatataatcatctgaatcatctacctgttgcacatgtacagaagggctggactgtcattcctacactcatattgtttaataaaaaataagcacatgcaggagctgctgctgacgctgcattcaagtaccgtcagaaattacacaacgtttgtgtttcaaattcagcagttgcttgtagcAGGAATGTAGctctcattttatttttggtaaaataattcattgtatccacacaacaTTAATTCTGgcttatataaggtgcctgagcccagtgaagctgacccctccacccacccagattaaaaaaaacaaaatccaagcaaacacgctgagtttgccctgtaatttccgacggtaaacgaacgcagcagcagcactcacaaaTCGGTTTCTGCGCTGTCTGAAAACATTCAGATGAttgaatgaagtcaaactaaacgctgacgttacaaaaactaagcaaacaataaaaaaaaaaatcctatcaagaacaacagcaaaacgaaatacggacgtgtcatttgttcaaatttttgaaacgccagctgcaggaacgaagctgtgcgAAGGTTCAATGAAAACCTTCAAGGTCAATGAAAgtccttgttttgttttgtttgggcttcgttgcccttcgttaaatgCCATGTGACTGGACCTTTAATGGTTTTTATTCCGGGTAAGACTCAAAATTCTCAGACTTTGTGTGGATTGATGTTAGATTTAGAACAATCCAACGACAGACTTGTGGGTAAAATCAGACCAGCCTTGGCAGCAGTCAGGAAGTTGTTTGGAAAAAGATGAACTCCCACATTAATACCCGTGAGAAGGTTAAAGGTTTCAGCTGTAATGCGTATTTAGCACAAACCTGGATCTGGGTCCATTGTACGGGTTCACACAGTTTGACCTTGGGGGTTGCTGAGGGAGGAGCAGCGTGAAACGATGATGACGTGACGTCGTCGTCGTTGCTGCTGTGGGACGTACGGCGCCCCACGCAGAGGTCAAACTGCACAGATGCTCACGTGTTTCTCTGTTGTaatcttgattgattgattgatttgatcttTGTGTGTTTGTTCCAGTTAAGCGGTTTCGGGAGCCTGTAGGAATCAGACGGCCGTGGAAGATCTGGTCAGAATGATCTCTTCTCTTAGAAATTAACACTGAACTTAATCATTTAGAAaacgttgttggaataaacaccattgtcacaaatgaggaaaaatgtcttattttttctccaaattttgtaaaatttttgTGGTTAAATTTACAAGAATTATTCAAGTGATACTTTTCAAATTAGGATTGTATGATTGTAATGATGAACATGTCAGTTTTCTGCTAACTTAAGTGCTTTTTGCACCATCTGGTGGTAGCCGGATGTAACTGCAGGGAGGTTGTTTACATTCAAGGCTAAAGTGAGATCTGGGCCCCTTTGCACAAATGTAGGATAAGGGATTAAGCTGGGATTTTGTGGTTATCCTGGCTCAATGTATCCGTGATCTGGTGGCACAAAAGCAGGATAGTGGAAAGTGGGATATGTTTTGACATAAGACTCCACGGAGATTCAGTCTGTGGAGCTGCTCCAGACCAGGCTGTGCCAGGACCTGTTTAattctgttaacccccaaaacgtgaatcagctgcaaattgtgaattacctGCAAACCGCgacttgcaaaatgtgaatactgcaaAACGTGAACACGGGCCTCgtaaaatgtgaatttcttcatgGTTGGTGCTGTATGCGCTTGGCTGAGGAACCAGTGGTGTGAAGCTTCCATCTGTGGGATCATGAGTGCGCTCCCTCATTGTCAGTGCACCGCGGGGTTTCGCACCACCACCCCTCGACTCGAGCGCGTtactgtttgacaggtggaccgcccCAGTCAGACTCCCCACTTGCCGCGGTCCCTAGAGTGGGTCATGCCCACTTGACACTAAGAAGCCAGAGCTCGCTCCGATCTCACCTCACCGAGTGTCGTGCCCCCCCAAAGAAAATACAGTACGTCTGCTGAGATCAGGTTTGCAATcgagatttcctgaagtaattaaTCCGTAAATTGACATCCGTAAAGGACTTAAACTGAacgttttgtgggatattttattaacagtttgtggcaaaattattAATGGTTTGTTGATAATTCACAGTTTGCGGCACATTGAGGTTTTGGAAGTTGACACCGTCGTCCCTCAAACAGAAACCAGTAGTTGTTCCACTGCACACTGTTATCAACATTCAAGTCACCATTTAAACACCTGTGATCACTAAGTCCAGTTATTTTAGGTAAATGGTGACTTTTAGAATATTATCAGATAATTTACAGGTTCCCACAGACCAcatataaaatacacattaacTATTTGGTTTGTAACTGTTGTGGTTTCAGTGGAGCAGTGGGTGTGTATTTGTGCACTACTTTGCTTTCTGTCGTTGTCTTATAACTGTGGCGGTGtcgtctttctttctttgttcctTTCTGTCCTCTTCAGCCTCTGTGAGGACTTCAGTCTCCTGCTGGGGAGAAGTACGCCACTCTGGTTGTATCGGTGAATCTGTGATCAATGTCGGGGTCCTGACCCAGGCTTGGTGTCACCTGGCTCGTTGGTTGGGTGTCCGCTCATCCTGTCTTGGTCTCTGAGCAGCCGGTTGAGCCTGACTGATCCTGATTTGGATTTGTTGAACTCGGCTCGGTCATTGATCCTGGATGACCGAGTCCTTTTTGTGCAGTGGGGCCCTGATGACTCGTATGAGTTGAGTGTCAAAATACTCCTGCGTTGTTGACCATCTTATTCATATGATAATGATACATCACAGCCATAGTTTCAGAAACAGGGCTTTTGTCTGGTTTTGGCCAGTTTGCTCTTGATGACGATTTGTTCACGCACGCTGAGGTTTTGTTCTGTTGTTGGGACATTTTGAAATGAACTTGTAGTAAAATTGTCCACTTTGGATTCAAGCGCATTCATTTAATCTTTCACAGGCTTTTTGACACGTCCAAGCAGGCTATCGGCGCTCTGTTTGTCCACTTCGCCAACGTCTTCCTGTCCACGCTCACCAAAGAGGACTCGTGCTCCCTGTGAGTCGCCAACAGCACAGACGCGCCGCCGcgagctgcagctcctcacatAACGAACACGTTTGCTCTTTTACTAAAGGTACCTGATCAACTTCCTGCTGGACGCCACGCTGGGGATGCTGGTCATCTGGATCACCATCAAGCTGGTGTCCAAGCTGGTGGAGCTCAAGCAGTGGACGCTGCTCACTTTCGGTGAATACGGTGAGTGAGAAAGGTACTTTTtgaaaacttttttgttttttttcccccagaactGTGATGATGCACGGTTTTGTCTCATGTGGAGGGACTTGCTAACCGAGATGTCCCCGTTGCTTAGTCCTCCTCTGACATGTCATCATTTTTAGATGTTCTTCATGACTGATGGATCTTTTTCTGCATTTCACTTTCGACTGATGGGAATGTTTAAACATTAGGTATCACTGTGGCTTGTTCTGCCTCAAAGACAACATCTGGACCCAGGCTTAGATTCTTGAGCTTTGGAATAAATTTTCTTTACAATTAACCGGTCGGAGGGTGGGGCGACTTGGAGGATGCACTCTACATCTGTTTGATGGTAAAAttgtattgtacctgcattaatggtaaatgttcaGCAGGTGGAGATATTACTCTGATTAAGAACCCTGAGTTCAGGCTGCTGTGGATGTGATGATGAACCTGTAGCTCATAGCAGTAGATGCTGGGAGAGATTCCAGTGATCCTTAACAGGACAGAGCAGGACAGAGAATAATGGATGATACTTGAAATCcaagaaatactttttttttgcctATAACTGTGAAAATATTTTTGTCTTCTGGTTTTACTGTGGTTTTGTTTTCACTGTACacttatttattgtattgtgaaTGTAGTAACTTTATGCACAAGTCTCCCCTGAAGGGATGCTTTTATTTGTAATGAGCTGAAAGTGTGGACGATGTGGACGTCCTCGATTTGCTGCATGACGATTTAACAGGAGAATGGCAGCTTGGCCCAAACACAAGAGCAGATACTGATTTGGcacaaaatcaaaaaaaaaaaaaaaaaatgcaaaatgcaaaaaataacttCAAAGCTTCTCAGTCTTCAAATTATGTTGCATATTAATTTTCAAGTTTATAACCAAACAGTTCAAAGTTCAGAACTATTTACATGGTTCTTGATAACCAAGTTAAACTTACTCAGTTTATTAGTTtggaaagtctttttttttttttttgtctcagtgGAACCTCTTTTAAACTTGTCTGCTGTCAGTGTAAAACATCTTCAACTTCAAATTAAAACGGGAGCAGATCATCACATTTCAAGAAGTTAAATAAGTTTTTATTCACTAAATTATTCCAAGACGTAAAGGAAATGTCTCAGCACATAACGTGTAAAAGCTCAACCTGAAAACGTCAGATGCCACCATCCTGCAAATCAGCAAGGACGGTGAGGACAAAGTCCTTAAAGTTTGAGCTTTGATGCTCCAAACACACTGACCTGTGGTGTAAAATACACTGGCGGTGTTCACACGTGGCATCGTGAAAACACTTCTTTATTAATTTAGTTTACTACATTTTTAAATGTCTGTTGAAGCAGTAGTGTGGGTGTGGTGTTCTTccactggggggcgctgttgtttGACTGGACATTCATAAGGAGACGAGCCAGAAATTCCATCTGCAGTTGGGAAACATTCCCGGTGGATTTGGACACGGATGAACTCTGTCGGTGATTAGACGCTCTCACTGTGGGGCTTTTGTTTTTACTCTTTATCATCCTTTAAAAGTTTCTCTCACAGAAACATTATTTTTGAAATATTGTGTTCAGGACAGAATGGAGTCCGATGATGATTCTGGAGACacttgtgttcttttttttttttttgtttctgtcctcgtCCTTCTTTAACAGTTGTCAGTTTCTTCTGCCTTTAGATTTATATTATTACAGAGAACTCAAATATGAGAGGAATCCACCTAAAATGCAGCacatttaatataaaaaaaactcaACAGAGTAAATGGAGAATGGCAAGTGAGCACACGAGTGCAGCAAATGTCTGAAGTAGGAATCGAATCCCTGATGTTTTGGTGCAGGGTCGGTGTCTCCAAACCTAAACCCACTTCACCACCTCTGCCGAGCTGAACTCTTAAATCAGCCTTTGTTTTGAGGTTTTTGTCTCTCGGTAATCATGCTGAGATAAGCCTTAAAGCACATGACCCCAGTGTTATGATTTGGCTCCACCCACTTATTCATAATTTGACTTCCAGCTCAgaccatttttttattattattattattattattattattattattattataactttataactttattttaaaaagttgAGAATATAATGCTGACATTTAATTTAGAGTAATGCGTTGATGATTGTGTGGtttggtatgtcccccccccccccccccaggtgaccctCCGCAGGCGGGGGCGTGGCTCGGTCAGTGCGGCATCTACCTGCTCATGATGGTTCTGGAGAAAGGTGTGATCAGCCTGGTGCTGCTCGTCCCCGGATGGACCAAAGTAAGACTGCTGTGTTCAGGAGCTATGGGAAATATGGCATCTGGTGACATCATCGTACCCGCTGCCGTGGAAAATGTTGCCTAAAATGTTTACTTATGTGTTGTGGAGTTTTTTAACTTTTGATTATTCTGCTgattgatttttgagattaatgctGTAATTTGATACTGCTTGTGGGCTTACTGTCAGTATGAGTGACAGGGGGCGCCGTTCATCTTAAATCAGCTCTTTTTTTTCCGCTAACCCTTCCAAATATTGTACTTCTCTTTCCAAATTTTCAGGCACAGCCAAAATGTGATAAACACACTCTGTATATCAGTGAACAAATACACAGTTTCTGAACTCAAAaaaggcctttttttttaaaaaatgtaccgTTTACACTAATTAAAAAAAGAATCTCCTGAAATGAAGAGCTGAGCTCGTAGCATTAGCAACGCTAGTCTTTATTATGgcatttaaatgttaaaaaaaaaaaaaaaatttaagcagCAGAATAAATAAGTGGAAGATAAATGTTTTTGGCATCATGCAGCTTTTTGACCTAATAGAAAGTTTGCGGTTTCATGAAATTCTTCTGGGTCATATTTGTTTGGAATGCCCCGTTACCATGGCAACAGGTGTCCTTCAAATATACATAAAGGCAGTTTATATTCTGTGTCCTCTGGTATTCCCAGATGGAAGTGGTTTTTGTTTTTGACCTGGCGTTGTTCAGTGACCGACTCCACGACCTTTGACCTCTGCGCTTTGGCAGGAACCGAAGTCTCAGTAAACTGATTCTAAATATTTGGGTTGACGATAATAGTGCTGTTTTTGACAGAACTGGTTCGTGTCTGCAGCTTTGGACCTTACGGTCCCGGTCGAGGCCTCGTTAGATAAATGTTTTGTTGGTGTTAATAACCCGCTGACGACCTCTGTGTCTCCGATTAAAACCTGCTTTAGTTCTACGTGGCCTCTGTGTGCTGGTGTCGGTCCAGATGCTGAAGCCGCGTGCGTTTCCTTCTTGTTGTAGTTGCAGGAGGTGTTGCTGAGTTACATCGCGGACCCTCAGGTGGAGCTGGTGCTGGTGATGCTCGTCGTGCCCTTCATGGTCAACGTAAGTCGGATCACGTCTCTGCTGTAGGAAACGCACATTCGTTTGTCTGTGAATCCATCCGTGAATATTAAACAAAAcatccactagagggcgctgcagaGCCTCATGAGAGTTTCTGACCGTATGAAACGTGGTGAAAGCTGAATTAACGTTTCTACTGTGAAGGTGCTGTGAGACCTGCAGAGACCTCACCACCTTCTTGTGCTCACTGGAAAAAGTCTCCACATTCAATCATCTGTATAATTTAATGGTATTAATTAGTTAAAAATAGGGTTTTAACATTTGTGTTGAGAAAGTGAGTCACAGAATTACCAAATTAAGATTAACGGGTTTCAGAACACGCGTCCTCTGTGTGTTTGGCACTAATATTTTTTGTCCTCTGTTATTGTATAagaaatgaatttaattttatctGCACAATCTGGACAATGCAGTTTGATTCATTCTGCTGCAAATCAGAAAATGTCGGTTTGAAACTCCTGAAAATCAGCAGCTCTCTGGCACCCCCTGTAGGCCATCATGTTCTGGGTCGTGGACAGCCTGACAATGAGAAGGTACAAGACCACGAAGTACCTGGAGGACTCGTGCGATGGTGCCATGAAGGCCAGCTCGCTGCCCTGCGTGACGGGTGAAGAATCACAGGTAAGAACACAGCGGTTCCATTGTAGTAGAACTGCACACGGAACATAAACGCTCTGGTTCAGGTTGTCTCTGACGTGATGTCATCAGAACTCCTCCCACTTTAGATCTctgtgtcttctgttgaagaacaACCAAAAACTGTTTTGCTGAAATGCTCAAACGAGACTTGAACACGAGCACTCTGTGTTCTGACCCAGTGTCACATTTTTCAAAGGTTCTGACAGTAACTTCCCAGTAGACGTGCTCCAGGAGATCACCTGCTCTGCATGTTTAAACTCTATGCTCCGCCCACTGCTAATTGACCAAGTCAggagtgctcagccaatcaaaagCTGTGACACCGTAGACTTGAGGAACCAGCTGTGGTTCCAGCAGGTACATGTGGAGAACTTTGTCAGGGCTGGAGACTCGGTCCAGCTTCCCAGAGTAGACCTCCCCCATGCTcagggtttgtttttgttctggtcTCGGACCCGAACGGTCTCACTGGGTTCCAGCTGCACCTGTTGTTTTGGTGGAGGCACCATACGGATCATTTCTGTTCACACTTGATCAAACGTGGAACGAGCGACATGAACCAAGTCCAGGAAGCACTGAGTCAGACGGTTCCTCTGCTTTTAGTCCCTACAGACTCCAGTTTCCTCATTTTTGATGGTTTTGGCCCCAAATGACCCATTCTGGAACTCTGATACTGTGAGTTTGGTTTCATGTGCAGTTTTTGTGATATTTGCTGCACTTTTGGGAACTGGGTTTGACTTG
The window above is part of the Thalassophryne amazonica chromosome 22, fThaAma1.1, whole genome shotgun sequence genome. Proteins encoded here:
- the tmem110l gene encoding transmembrane protein 110, like — its product is MDTHSGVFFVKRLFDVSNVSGSVGPHGCDNGALTDRFGVLIQTLLAVVAFSTLMFKRFREPVGIRRPWKIWLFDTSKQAIGALFVHFANVFLSTLTKEDSCSLYLINFLLDATLGMLVIWITIKLVSKLVELKQWTLLTFGEYGDPPQAGAWLGQCGIYLLMMVLEKGVISLVLLVPGWTKLQEVLLSYIADPQVELVLVMLVVPFMVNAIMFWVVDSLTMRRYKTTKYLEDSCDGAMKASSLPCVTGEESQVLLATETDEASEGEEELGVGPVVQVQHSLGPERPSWVAV